GAGCCAACCGTTCGGCTCGAGGCCCGTGCGGGCAGGAAGAGAAGATGGAGCGAGGTTGAGGTTGCTGCTCGAGACGGTTAAGTGGCATCACTGACAAGTTTGTGGCGTTATCTCTAAGGGGTCTCGGGACAATAATGGGACCGTAACCGTATCGGATGGTGAACGGGCGAGCCTGATGCAGTTCAATCTGGTCAGTGGCTTGAAGTGCTGGTGTGATGGAGGTGAGAAGTACCGTTCGGCGCGCGTATGGCGGGGGTGCTCACTCCCTCACCGGGGACCACCACGGCTGGTGACGGTCGGGCGGAACGGTGCGCGAAACGTAAATCATCCGGTAACAATGCCGCTGCCGCAGCCACGTTTTTCGTGGTTACCTACCGCGATTGATGAGCTAGGGCTATCCGGTGCCTCTGGACGATCGTCACCGTTTAGTGTCGCACATCGAGTGGCAGCGTTCACATCGTTGTCGGTGGGTGGTTCAGATTTCATCGGTGGTTTCTGTGGTTAGTGAAGAAGAACTGAAGTGATCTGCTTGGGGAATGCATtctgcgatcgatcgtcgtgGCTTAGTAAAGTTTATAAGCAAACCGAAGGATTGAGTGATTAAGTTTCTCGAGTTGAGCATAATACGATCCAGCTTCCAGACTCCAACAACCAGAAGATGAACACGGAAAGTGACCATCATCAGTCGGATCAGCCGGCGCCgggaaaaatcgatcgatccatgcTCAAGCTTGGACCATTCGATACCAACATTGGattgccacagcagcaacaactgcaacagtACTCTCCGGGACCGTACGGAGATCAGTATGGATATTCATCGCCCGTTACGCCTGTCACACCAACCAGTCCCTTGGTGTGCTATCCTCAAATGAAGTAAGTCCTTGAAGATGATGTTtaaaccacctcccccccccccccttgctcTCCGGGGCTCCGGGGCTCCGCATGTTCACGCCACACGCACGACCGAATGTCGGTTCCATTAGAACCTCAGACACGCTAACAAATCCGCTAACAGCACCGTTAATGGTGCGTCTAGGAAGGTGATAAGAAATGTGTGTGATTGACACAGACTTCTAAGAACCGGGAGTTGGCTGTTGTTTCGCTCTCCCCTCCAATCGATTGGTCCTCTACTCGTTGACTGCAGCTTGCTGACTAGTCGCTGTTGGGCTGTGGTTGTTGATTAATCGTTTATCGAATCCGTTGCGACCGTATCTTGAGTTGTTGCGAAAGATAAGAATGCATCAACAGAGATAGGCATGAGTTTCATCGGCATCACGCCAGGACCGTGACCACAATAAGCCACCCTATCGCGCCGCGAGGGGCCACTCGAGACGATTAGATGAACGTGAGCGTGAGGAACACCGCGAAACGGAACATAACTCCAAACGTGACgcaattttttgtttcgaattcGTCGACGACggattggtgtgtgtgtgtgcgtgaaaccGAGTGGCCGTTGTGTCTAAACCAACACTTATCTTATCGAAATTTTGCTATCGATGACTCAGGCGTTATCGATGGGAGACTGAACCGATTGGTTGGGCAGGTGGGTCTCGAGCAGTCTGTAGTAGTAGTTAGCCAGCTGTGCCGTATACCACGTGTTGGGGGAATGCCCGACGAGAGCCGTCACAACCTGTCACTATGGCATTCGATACGAGAAGAAGCTCTAGCACGTACTTTCCCTCGAACCACGCAGTGTTCTCTTCCGGCCAGTGTATCTCTAATACAATCCACccgatttgtgtgtttcagaAATCGTGTTCTGCGCCCTGGTGTGAACCGGAAGTACCGGAAGCGAGCCATTCTGAAGAATGGCGATTGCAATGTGGTGCTTTCGCGGCCACCGCGACAACATTTGCGGTTCCTGCAGGATATCTTTACGACGCTCGTCGATGCACAATGGCGATGGACCCTTCTGGTGTTTGCGCTGAGCTTCGTAGGTAGTGTTAGGAAAGTGGGTTCTTTTCGGGAGGATCCGAAAGTTCAAACAGtaattctttttctctctgtttctctctctctctctcccaggcTCGTGGCTGTTTTTCGCAGTCATTTGGTTCTTAATATCCTACACTCACGGAGACTTTGAAGAAAAGAATCTTCCAGACAATCAATCGGAAATCGGATGGATACCGTGCGTTTACAACATGTACTCGTTCACATCGGCGTTCCtgttttccatcgaaaccCAGCACACGATCGGTTACGGTGTccgaacgacgacggaagAGTGCCCGGAAGCCATCTTCGTCATGTGCTTCCAGTCGATCTACGGGCTGATGATCCAAGCGTTTATGGTTGGCATCGTGTTTGCGAAGATGACGCGACCGAAGCAACGCAGCCAGACGCTCCTGTTCTCGAAGAATGCGGTCGTGTGCCAGCGCGATGGGGAACTGTGTCTGATGTTTCGTGTTGGTGATATGCGCAAGAGCCACATTATCGGTGCATCAGTTCGGGTACAGCTGATTAGAACGAAAGTGACGCGCGAGGGCGAAGCGATGGCACAGTTCCAATTCGAGCTCGACGTTGGATCGGACGGGTGCTCGTCGGATCTGTTCTTCATCTGGCCCCAGATTGTGGTGCATCGGATTAATAAGGACTCACCGTTGTACAACATGTCGGCGTCTGATATGCTGCGCGAAAGGTTCGAGATTGTTGTGATCCTCGAGGGAACGGTCGAGTCGACCGGACAGTCAACGCAGGCCCGCTCGAGCTACGTCAACTCGGAGATCCTGTGGGGTCATCGGTTCGATCCGGTCGTGTGCTATAacaaggagcagcaggcaTACGAAATCAATTACAGCAAATTCGATTCTACGTTACAAGTCGATACACCACTCTGCTCGGCCCGAGAGCTGGCCGAGTTTTATCGAGCCCAGGATGACTATCCGCCGGCCACCGGTAAGGAAGAGTTCACCACGGACTGTGTAGCGCTCTAAGTTTGTACATATCCAGCTCGAAGATCCAGCAGCCCAAATTGTTCTCATCGTTCCATTAAGTAGTTCCATAAGCACACTGGTACCCACCAGATGTCTGTTGCATATGCGTCCGTTGTGTCCTGTTCCGTCCTCATTCTTGCAACGACTTCTTGCCACctccaacaacaccacaaccaccaccaacactactcTCTGTACAGTCGGGATCATTCcatcgttcgtgtgtgtgtggtggagtTATCGCATGTGACAGGTGGGGGTTCTTCATTTCTAGTATCGATCGAGGGTACGGACTAATGggtttccgatttttccatccattccacgGCATAGACATTGGTGATAATGTGTCCACTAAAACACAGCTCGAGCGTCGCTGGCAGCATCACTACAGTACGGTGATGAACACGCTCAGTCAGTACAATCTGCCCGACGATACATTTGGCCAGGCCGCCGATGGGAATCATCTCTATCCGACGCGTTACCTCACGATCCAGGGTGTACCGAGGCGCCGCAAGTCCTACGTGGCACTGCAGAACAATCTGTGGAATCTGTTCGACCATCCACCGAACCCTCGGACCAGCACAACAGTGCCGGGCTCGAGTGAGTCTGACGCGAGTCCGGCCAGTCCACGGAAGGTACGGGACGACGATCCGCTCGTGACGAGTGTGACCGTGCAGAACGTGAATGAAAAGTCATCCTAGGCATGAGGTGCCTTGTagtggtgtgatggtggtagttgccGGTTAACATATAGATCTGGAAGCTCTTCACGGATTCACGGATGTGATGATTAGCATACTTAActcacttgtgtgtgtgtgtgtgtggcggatTAGATTAGATTAGAGACGAGATGATCGTACAGTCGACTCTCTTGACGGCAATTCAATAAACTAGATGCCATCTCTCAGAAGTTCTTGCTAACTATCTTTCGTTCAATGCTAAAACTTTAAGCATCTTCGACGTGCCTAGGTATCTTTTGTCTCTTCTTGAACGTCTTCTTgtgtttttcaaacaaacccaGTACATCTTGGCGCGAACAcactgttttattatttaacgGTGAATCGGTAATGCCATTCGTGGTTGTTGCTCACACCCGTAGCTCTTGTACGATCACAGACGTTGATCATGGCGGCAAGATATCGTGGTGGAGATCACCGTTATCGTCTTCTAGCCTTGGCGGGTTGATACTTTAGCAAACAATCTGGCTAATCCGGCGCACGTGGTGGCACAATGACGCTCGGTGGGCGTACGAGCTCGAGCGTCGAGCCCTTTCCGTGTCCCAGCGCGAACGCAGTCAGTCTGTGATGAGCGGTGTGACGAGATGCGTGATCTACCGAAGCTACAAGTGTCTAACGATGTCGAGACGGGTGTATCGCTGATGCTGGAAGATCGGTTGGTGAGGTGTGGTAGAGATAACGGTAGTCCAATCATCGTCACACCGGATACGGCCGGATCTATCAggtcgtcgtttcgtttcgattcacCGCGGGTCTCCGGTAGACGGTGAGTAGCGATGGATGTGGTGATCTCGTGGCTTGGTATGTAATACGGTTGCTTCTACGGTGTGAAGGCCAGGACCATATCTGAATCGTGCTGGGTATAGAAAACCTCGGAAGCGAGCGGTCTTTAAGAATGGGTACTGCAATGTGAGTGCCACGAAGTTACCCCAACAGCAGATCCGGTTTCTGCAGGACATCTTCACCACACTCGTCGATGCACAGTGGCGTTGGACCCTTCTGGTGTTTGCCCTAGGCTTCGTAGGTAGTGTTGGGCATAATGGCTCTTTTCGGGGGAGCCGAGAGATCAAACAGCAATtctgttgctctctttttctttatccatctctctttctctctaagGAAGCTGGCTGTTTTTCGCACTCCTTTACTTCTTGATAGCTTACGCTCACGGAGATTTTCTCGAAGGACATGATCCTGATCACCAATCAGAAGCCGGATGGACACCCTGCATCTCAATGATCTACTCGTTCACGTCATGCTTCCTGTTTTCACTCGAAACGCAACACACGATCGGTTACGGATCGCGCGCGATGGAGGAAGAGTGCCCGGAGGCCGTGTTCGTGATGAGCCTCCAGTCCGTGCACGGTGTGATGGTGCAAGCGTTCCTAGCCGGGATCGTGTTTGCGAAGATGACACGCTCGAAGCGCCGTGCCCAGACGCTACTGTTCTCGCGCAATGCCGTCATCTCGCACCGTGATGGGGAGCTTTGTCTGATGTTCCGGATCGGCGATATGCGCAAGAGTCACATCATCGGGGCGAACATTCGCGCTCAACTGATCAAGGGAAAGGTGACGCTCGAAGGGGAAACGATGCCACAGTATCAGCATGAGCTGGAACTGAGCACGGACGATTGCTCGTCGGATGTGTTCCTCATCTGGCCGCAGATTGTGGTGCACAAGATTGATGAGCGGTCCCCGCTGTATGGTTACTC
The sequence above is a segment of the Anopheles darlingi chromosome 2, idAnoDarlMG_H_01, whole genome shotgun sequence genome. Coding sequences within it:
- the LOC125952821 gene encoding G protein-activated inward rectifier potassium channel 3-like, which gives rise to MRDLPKLQVSNDVETGVSLMLEDRLVRCGRDNGSPIIVTPDTAGSIRSSFRFDSPRVSGRRPGPYLNRAGYRKPRKRAVFKNGYCNVSATKLPQQQIRFLQDIFTTLVDAQWRWTLLVFALGFVGSWLFFALLYFLIAYAHGDFLEGHDPDHQSEAGWTPCISMIYSFTSCFLFSLETQHTIGYGSRAMEEECPEAVFVMSLQSVHGVMVQAFLAGIVFAKMTRSKRRAQTLLFSRNAVISHRDGELCLMFRIGDMRKSHIIGANIRAQLIKGKVTLEGETMPQYQHELELSTDDCSSDVFLIWPQIVVHKIDERSPLYGYSAEDILLERFEVVVVLEGTVESTGQTTQARTSYVNTEILWGYRFEQVLVYNVDIQSYEIDFSKFNETIPQVTPRGSAKQQKECFKPLALSPSLPQKGRSCDPLIGANHRISQIEMENERINPQFLYPLFDRRRSRSSTEL
- the LOC125948458 gene encoding G protein-activated inward rectifier potassium channel 3-like, translated to MNTESDHHQSDQPAPGKIDRSMLKLGPFDTNIGLPQQQQLQQYSPGPYGDQYGYSSPVTPVTPTSPLVCYPQMKNRVLRPGVNRKYRKRAILKNGDCNVVLSRPPRQHLRFLQDIFTTLVDAQWRWTLLVFALSFVGSWLFFAVIWFLISYTHGDFEEKNLPDNQSEIGWIPCVYNMYSFTSAFLFSIETQHTIGYGVRTTTEECPEAIFVMCFQSIYGLMIQAFMVGIVFAKMTRPKQRSQTLLFSKNAVVCQRDGELCLMFRVGDMRKSHIIGASVRVQLIRTKVTREGEAMAQFQFELDVGSDGCSSDLFFIWPQIVVHRINKDSPLYNMSASDMLRERFEIVVILEGTVESTGQSTQARSSYVNSEILWGHRFDPVVCYNKEQQAYEINYSKFDSTLQVDTPLCSARELAEFYRAQDDYPPATDIGDNVSTKTQLERRWQHHYSTVMNTLSQYNLPDDTFGQAADGNHLYPTRYLTIQGVPRRRKSYVALQNNLWNLFDHPPNPRTSTTVPGSSESDASPASPRKVRDDDPLVTSVTVQNVNEKSS